The Edaphobacter flagellatus sequence TTGTGGACCAATTGGAGAACTGGAGCTAACCCTGGCATTCTTGACTGGTACACCGCCATCGGTGGCGTCCTTGCCCTGCTCGCTCTGGCGCTTCATGGTTTGCTATATCTTGCCCTCAAAACCGCGCATGCATTGAATGAACGCGCTACAGCTATGGCGAAACGGCTTTGGCCTATTGTGCTTCTTCTTACATTGGCCAGCATTCCGGCAACTGTAATCGCCCGTCCGGAATCGCTGGCTCACTATCGCGAACACGGCGCATTCTGGCTTGCACCAGCAGCAGTTATCACAGGACTGGCTACTGTCGCCGTATCCCTCGCTCGTGGCTGGGAGTGGCGAGCATTCTTAGGTTCATGCTTATACCTAGCGGCCATGCTGGTCGGCGCAGCAGCAGGTTTGTTCCCAGTCGTGCTTCCATCCGTTGGTACAGCAGGGCGCGATATTACAATCGACCGCGCTCTCGCAGGTCCGCACACCTTACGCGTGGGCTTGGCATGGTGGAGCTTCGGTATCACGCTGGCGGTCATCTATTCAGTTACGGTTTACTGGCTCTTCCGCGGCAAAGTACCAGAGCACGCAGAAGGTTACGGGCACTGAACCAAGCTACCAAGCATGATGGAAGCCATCTCTCTCCGTGAGACGAACCTCCGTTTGGAAAAGATTGCTAAGCCGTTCCTCCGTCAGCAGACTCTTCCGCGGACCATCGGCAGCAATGCGTCCATCTTTCATCATCAGGATGCGTTCGATCTCGGGAATGATGTCGGAGACATGATGCGTGATCAACAGAATGCCTGTCCCCTGCTGTGCAAGATGCCGTAGCAACTCGCGCAGATCGCGCTGCGCGGCGAGATCAAGCGCATTCGAGGGTTCGTCGAGAAGAAGCATCTGTGAAGAAGCAACGAGCGCGCGGCCAATCATGATGCGCCGCTGTTGGCCGGCAGACATGTGACCCACCAGCTTGTCGCGCAATGGGTCCGCGTCGATCAAAGCAAGAACCTCATCGGCACGAACTCGCATCTCGTCTGTCACCATAAGATTCGGCCAGAGCGTGGATGAAGAAAAGAAGCCAGTCAGCACCGCATCCCGCCCGGTTGTCGTCAATGTATGCTTCCCTGGCAACTCAGTCGAAACGACGCCGAGACGTTTCTTCAGCTCCGTAAGGTCCCAACGCGCTCGCCCAAAGATACAAACATCCATCCCATCTTCAACAATCGGGTAGCATTCGCAGGTGATGGTTTTAATAAGCGTCGATTTGCCACATCCGTTTGGACCAAGGATAGCGATGTGTTCTCCAGTATTGACGGACAAATTGATATCACGAAGGACAATATTCTCGCCGCGGGCAACGTTAACATGCTTCAGTTCAAGAAAAGGTGGCATTCCTTTCTAGAATAGATGAAATAGCAGATACCCCCAAAGAGTAACCAACTTCTAGATTGAGTAGCCAGCTCGCTTGAAAGGCATTGTCCTTACTCGATCACCGGTAGCGGCGAAGATGGCATTGCTTAATGCTGCAGCCAATGGTGGCAAGCAAGGCTCTCCCAGTCCAGCGGGACGGAAATCCGACTGGATGAAGTGGACCTCTACCGGCGGCGCGCTGGCCATCCTCAGAATGGGATACTCGGCAAAATTACTCTGCTGAATACGCCCCTCTTCTACACCGACCTCCAGCCCCACGGCCGTGGATAGAGCATCGATTGCACCTCCCTGTGCCTGATTTTCGGCGCTGCTCATGTTGATGATTGGGCCAATATCTCCAACGACTGTGATCTTGTGGACAGTGATGTGCTTGTTGGCGTCGACGCTCAGTTCCACGGCCTCAGCAATATGGCCGCCATACGAACAGGCGAAGGCAATGCCGAGTCCACGGCCTGCGGGTAGCTTCTTTCCCCATCCGGATTTTTCTGCGACCAGTTTGAGAACACCTGCGGCACGTGCGGGATTATAGGTACGACTGAGGTCGGGCGGAGGACCTTGCGCTGGTTTGGTCAACGGCCTGTTGAACCACTCCAGCAGAAACTCAACATGATCGCGTCCTGCAGCAACCGATAGCTCGTGCAGGAAGCTTCCAACAACAAACATCTGCACATTATCTGTTGGAGCGCGCCAGGGGCCGCACGGAATCATCAACGGCATCAGGCTCATGGCATAGCGCACATTGGGTGCGATATCCGTGGGGAAGCTGTTGCCGCTACGGCTTCCGCCTGTGACTGCCCGTTTACCATCTGCCGAAAAAGCTACGAGATGGTTCTGGAAAGCAGAGAGCTTCCCACTTTTATCGACTGCGCCCTTCAGGAAGTGATAGCCACCTACACGGAAGAAATCGTGGGCAAAATCATCTTCACGCTTCCATTGCAATTTGACGGGAGCCTTAACTTTCATTGCGATGGCGGCAGCTTCGCACAGGTAATCATTCATTAGTCTGCGACCAAAACCGCCCCCAGCGCGTGTCTGATGGATGACAACTTTATCCTCGGGCAGATTGAGCATTTTAATGATCATGGCCAGGCCGCGATCGGACTGCTGGCTTGGCGTCCACATTTCCATC is a genomic window containing:
- a CDS encoding ABC transporter ATP-binding protein; translated protein: MPPFLELKHVNVARGENIVLRDINLSVNTGEHIAILGPNGCGKSTLIKTITCECYPIVEDGMDVCIFGRARWDLTELKKRLGVVSTELPGKHTLTTTGRDAVLTGFFSSSTLWPNLMVTDEMRVRADEVLALIDADPLRDKLVGHMSAGQQRRIMIGRALVASSQMLLLDEPSNALDLAAQRDLRELLRHLAQQGTGILLITHHVSDIIPEIERILMMKDGRIAADGPRKSLLTEERLSNLFQTEVRLTERDGFHHAW
- the cydB gene encoding cytochrome d ubiquinol oxidase subunit II, yielding MGTLWFWIVAAMLTIYVVLDGFDIGVGIVYLFVARTEQDKRKAMHAIGPVWDGNEVWLIAGGGTLFFAFPLLYASSFSGFYLPLTIVLWLLMIRGLSIELRAHTHDKVYISLFDTTFSLSSILLAIFFGAALANVIRGVPLGTDDYFFLPLWTNWRTGANPGILDWYTAIGGVLALLALALHGLLYLALKTAHALNERATAMAKRLWPIVLLLTLASIPATVIARPESLAHYREHGAFWLAPAAVITGLATVAVSLARGWEWRAFLGSCLYLAAMLVGAAAGLFPVVLPSVGTAGRDITIDRALAGPHTLRVGLAWWSFGITLAVIYSVTVYWLFRGKVPEHAEGYGH